The Sorangiineae bacterium MSr11367 genome window below encodes:
- a CDS encoding Rid family detoxifying hydrolase, giving the protein MNRCLLMLLAVSCVMSCARETPPAAPTQTTATEPSRVEFLTAGGKPGRPFSPAVRVGKTLYLAGQVGTTPGTDQLAPGGIEGETRQVMENIKDVLAKSGASMNNVVKCTVMMADISEWARMNSVYVTYFPTNKPARSAFAASGLALGARVEIECIAALD; this is encoded by the coding sequence ATGAATCGATGTTTGCTGATGTTGCTCGCCGTATCGTGCGTCATGAGCTGTGCGCGCGAGACCCCGCCGGCCGCGCCCACCCAGACGACGGCCACCGAGCCGTCGCGCGTGGAGTTCCTCACGGCGGGTGGCAAGCCGGGGCGGCCATTCTCGCCGGCGGTGCGTGTCGGAAAGACCCTTTACCTCGCGGGCCAGGTCGGCACCACGCCAGGAACGGATCAACTTGCTCCCGGCGGCATCGAAGGCGAAACGCGGCAGGTGATGGAGAACATCAAGGACGTCCTCGCCAAGAGCGGAGCCTCGATGAACAACGTGGTCAAATGCACGGTGATGATGGCCGATATTTCCGAATGGGCGCGAATGAATAGCGTCTACGTCACGTATTTTCCGACGAACAAGCCGGCCCGCAGCGCCTTCGCCGCCAGCGGCCTCGCCCTCGGCGCCCGCGTCGAAATCGAGTGCATCGCCGCACTCGATTGA
- a CDS encoding YciI family protein, whose translation MKVMVIVKATKNSEAGIMPSEELLRAMGNYNEELVKAGIMLAGDGLHPSTKGKRIQFRAGKRSVVDGPFSETKELIAGYWIWQVRSIEEAVEWARRCPDPMPGEDAELEIRPIFEAEDFGKEFTPELRAQEDRLRAEVERQQKKG comes from the coding sequence ATGAAGGTCATGGTGATCGTCAAGGCTACGAAGAACAGCGAAGCGGGCATCATGCCGAGCGAGGAGCTTCTCCGGGCCATGGGCAACTACAACGAGGAGCTCGTCAAGGCGGGCATCATGCTGGCGGGCGATGGCCTTCACCCCAGCACCAAGGGAAAGCGGATCCAGTTCCGCGCGGGAAAGCGCTCCGTGGTCGACGGGCCGTTCAGCGAGACCAAAGAACTCATCGCCGGCTATTGGATCTGGCAGGTACGCTCGATCGAAGAGGCCGTGGAATGGGCCCGCCGCTGTCCCGATCCGATGCCCGGCGAGGACGCGGAGCTCGAGATCCGCCCCATCTTTGAGGCCGAAGACTTCGGCAAGGAATTCACCCCCGAGCTGCGCGCCCAAGAGGATCGCCTGCGCGCCGAGGTCGAGCGACAGCAAAAAAAGGGATAG
- a CDS encoding DUF2325 domain-containing protein, translated as MSSKTKAAPKGAVIVVGGSGGMSARYRAIVEERGLELRHFETRVPNGARRAVGRVAAVIVMVSMVSHALRDQAISLVDNGAPVVYLRSPSISALRSAVATLAPA; from the coding sequence ATGAGTAGCAAAACGAAAGCCGCCCCCAAGGGCGCGGTCATCGTCGTGGGCGGGAGCGGCGGCATGTCGGCGCGCTACCGCGCCATCGTCGAAGAACGCGGACTCGAACTGCGTCACTTCGAGACCCGCGTTCCCAACGGAGCGCGCCGCGCCGTTGGACGGGTTGCCGCGGTCATCGTCATGGTGAGCATGGTGTCGCACGCGCTTCGCGATCAGGCCATATCGCTCGTCGACAACGGCGCCCCCGTCGTCTACTTGCGCTCACCATCCATCTCGGCCCTGCGAAGCGCAGTCGCGACACTCGCCCCCGCGTGA
- a CDS encoding type I restriction enzyme HsdR N-terminal domain-containing protein, which translates to MGFFEELRNFSEQVKRRQSHIKGEEATKQSLVLPLIQILGYDIYNPTEVQPEYIADFAKKKTNGQFEKVDYALRLLDTPAIFIEAKAIDVTCSDHDAQLARYFNATPSVKTAILTNGLVYRFYTDLKRENLLDEEPFFVFDIHSFSERDAETLKQFNRESYDGEAVHDGAEELIYVGKLTALVGDLLRNPSENFVRFLLNEIEAVGAGKRLTAKIIERFQPAVRKAIQGTLLEMATRSIKLETEKPELAVVVSLPAPAAPTPPEPPVVEPPAEGGKIVTTAEELEAFEIVRDLCSDSSFFAKYPPQYKDSQNYFGIYAGSIRYWFCRYFGDQKRKSVVTRLAVDKVKIMSPGFEVEAAPSTFGVSRVYLNNVKDLTRLRSLIHTAFEDAVRRRESGSDEGESTAIAGISTG; encoded by the coding sequence ATGGGCTTCTTCGAAGAACTTCGTAACTTTTCCGAACAGGTCAAACGCAGGCAATCTCACATCAAGGGGGAAGAGGCCACGAAGCAGTCCCTCGTCCTCCCGCTCATTCAGATACTCGGCTACGACATTTACAATCCGACCGAGGTTCAGCCCGAATACATCGCGGACTTCGCCAAAAAGAAGACGAATGGGCAGTTCGAGAAAGTCGACTACGCCCTCCGTCTCTTGGACACGCCGGCCATCTTCATCGAGGCAAAGGCCATCGATGTCACGTGCAGCGATCATGACGCGCAGCTTGCCCGCTATTTCAATGCGACGCCGTCGGTCAAGACGGCCATTCTGACGAACGGCCTCGTGTACCGCTTCTACACGGATCTCAAGCGAGAAAACCTGCTCGACGAAGAGCCTTTCTTCGTGTTCGACATCCACTCGTTCTCGGAACGTGATGCGGAAACGCTGAAGCAGTTCAACCGAGAAAGCTACGACGGGGAAGCGGTGCACGACGGTGCCGAGGAGCTGATCTACGTCGGAAAGCTGACCGCGCTCGTTGGCGATCTCCTGCGCAATCCGTCGGAGAACTTCGTTCGATTCCTTTTGAACGAGATCGAGGCGGTGGGGGCAGGCAAGCGCCTCACGGCCAAGATCATCGAACGCTTCCAGCCGGCGGTTCGAAAGGCCATTCAGGGAACGTTGCTGGAGATGGCCACGCGGTCGATCAAGCTCGAGACGGAAAAGCCGGAGCTCGCGGTCGTCGTGTCGCTCCCCGCGCCAGCGGCGCCGACGCCACCCGAGCCACCCGTCGTCGAGCCCCCGGCGGAGGGCGGAAAGATCGTCACCACGGCGGAAGAGCTCGAGGCTTTCGAGATCGTCCGCGATCTTTGTTCGGACTCGAGCTTCTTTGCCAAGTATCCGCCTCAGTACAAGGACTCCCAGAATTACTTCGGAATTTACGCTGGAAGCATCCGCTATTGGTTCTGTCGGTACTTCGGCGATCAGAAGCGAAAGTCCGTCGTCACACGTCTGGCGGTCGACAAAGTGAAGATCATGTCACCCGGTTTCGAGGTCGAAGCTGCACCGTCGACCTTTGGCGTCAGCCGCGTTTACTTGAACAACGTGAAGGACCTGACGCGCCTGCGCTCCCTCATCCACACCGCCTTCGAAGACGCCGTCCGCCGGCGTGAATCGGGGAGTGACGAGGGCGAATCCACCGCCATCGCGGGGATCTCCACGGGCTAA
- a CDS encoding RecQ family ATP-dependent DNA helicase — protein sequence MTDDALRQQAESKLEALAGPRATLRADQWAAIEALVVGRKRVLVVQRTGWGKSAVYFIATALLRGLGAGPTVIVSPLLALMRNQIAAAERAGIQAVTINSANLDEWEAVHEKVAQGTVDLMLVSPERLNNPDFRDQVLPRLAESAGLVVVDEAHCISDWGHDFRPDYRRLRTLFAGMPPNVPILATTATANARVTHDVAEQLGQDTFVLRGALERDSLHLSVVQLTSAEERLAWLAHTIGELQGSGIIYTLTVANALEIAAYLREQGYKVAAYHGSTEPAERIAAEQALLDNQLKALVATSALGMGFDKPDLGFVIHMGAPASPVAYYQQVGRAGRGVERAEVILLPGAEDKEIWSYFEGLAFPPEAVVRATLDALSEGPLSTMALEPIVDMSRSRLETMLKVLDVDGAVHRVRGGWQATGQAWTYDADRYARVAGERAAEKNAMLEYIATSDCREMFLRKHLDDDTARPCGRCDNCTGRHRPSTIDAGAMEAARERLRRPGVEIEARKQWPSGLKGMGLSGKIKADIAHEEGRALGRLTDIGWGNRLRSMLADAHEDGPIPDDVFAAVVQVLASWKWAARPVAVASLPSERRPLLIASLAQRLSQVGRLAYLGSLRYDAGSPGRQFNSAKRVQAVHRTLVVPAELAAAVAETAGPILLVDDRVDSGWTMTIAAVLLRQAGAKAVLPLALATTT from the coding sequence ATGACGGACGACGCATTGCGACAACAGGCCGAGAGCAAGCTCGAGGCGCTGGCAGGCCCGCGCGCTACCTTGCGCGCCGATCAGTGGGCGGCCATCGAGGCTCTGGTGGTCGGGCGCAAGCGGGTCCTGGTCGTGCAACGCACGGGTTGGGGCAAGTCGGCCGTGTACTTCATCGCCACCGCGCTGCTCCGCGGCCTCGGTGCCGGTCCCACGGTCATCGTCTCGCCGCTGCTCGCACTCATGCGCAACCAAATCGCCGCGGCCGAACGCGCGGGCATCCAGGCCGTCACGATCAACTCGGCCAACCTCGACGAGTGGGAAGCGGTGCACGAAAAGGTCGCCCAGGGCACCGTCGACCTGATGTTGGTCAGCCCCGAACGACTCAACAATCCTGATTTTCGCGATCAAGTGCTACCTCGGCTGGCCGAGAGCGCCGGCTTGGTGGTGGTCGACGAGGCGCATTGCATCTCGGATTGGGGTCACGACTTTCGACCCGACTACCGGCGCCTGCGCACACTCTTCGCCGGCATGCCCCCGAACGTTCCGATTCTCGCGACGACGGCCACGGCCAATGCCCGCGTCACGCACGACGTTGCCGAGCAGCTCGGTCAGGACACCTTCGTCCTTCGCGGTGCGCTCGAACGCGACAGCCTCCACCTGAGCGTCGTCCAACTGACCTCCGCCGAGGAACGCCTCGCTTGGCTGGCGCACACCATCGGCGAACTGCAGGGGTCGGGGATCATCTACACCCTCACCGTCGCCAACGCCCTGGAGATCGCCGCCTATCTGCGCGAGCAAGGGTACAAGGTTGCCGCCTACCACGGTTCGACCGAGCCGGCGGAGCGCATCGCCGCCGAACAGGCCCTGCTCGACAACCAACTCAAGGCGCTGGTGGCCACGTCGGCCCTCGGCATGGGGTTCGACAAGCCCGACCTCGGGTTCGTCATCCACATGGGCGCGCCGGCATCCCCCGTGGCGTACTACCAGCAAGTGGGTCGCGCCGGGCGCGGCGTAGAGCGGGCGGAAGTCATTTTGCTTCCGGGCGCCGAAGACAAGGAGATCTGGTCCTACTTCGAAGGGCTCGCCTTCCCTCCCGAGGCCGTCGTACGCGCCACGCTCGACGCGTTGAGCGAGGGGCCGCTCTCGACGATGGCGCTCGAACCCATCGTGGACATGAGCCGGAGCCGGCTCGAGACGATGCTCAAGGTTCTCGACGTCGATGGGGCCGTCCATCGCGTTCGCGGCGGATGGCAAGCCACCGGGCAAGCGTGGACCTACGACGCCGATCGCTATGCCCGTGTCGCGGGCGAACGCGCGGCGGAGAAGAACGCGATGCTCGAATACATCGCGACCTCGGACTGCCGCGAGATGTTCCTTCGCAAACACCTCGACGACGATACGGCCAGGCCCTGCGGCCGTTGCGACAACTGCACGGGCCGTCACCGCCCGTCCACGATCGACGCCGGGGCCATGGAGGCTGCTCGGGAACGATTGCGAAGACCGGGCGTCGAGATCGAGGCGCGCAAACAATGGCCCTCGGGCCTCAAGGGCATGGGGCTTTCAGGGAAAATCAAAGCCGATATCGCGCACGAAGAAGGGCGGGCGCTGGGCCGGTTGACCGACATTGGTTGGGGCAACCGTTTGCGATCGATGCTGGCCGACGCCCACGAAGACGGGCCGATTCCCGATGACGTGTTCGCCGCGGTGGTGCAGGTGCTCGCCTCGTGGAAGTGGGCGGCGCGCCCCGTGGCCGTGGCGAGCCTGCCGTCGGAGCGACGGCCGCTTCTCATCGCGAGCTTGGCGCAGCGCCTCTCGCAGGTGGGGCGGCTCGCCTACCTCGGGAGCCTTCGTTACGACGCCGGCTCACCGGGAAGGCAATTCAACAGCGCCAAACGGGTTCAAGCCGTGCACCGCACCCTCGTCGTCCCCGCGGAATTGGCCGCCGCAGTGGCCGAGACGGCCGGGCCCATTCTCCTCGTCGACGATCGCGTCGACAGCGGCTGGACGATGACCATCGCCGCGGTGCTCTTGCGCCAAGCAGGGGCCAAAGCGGTGCTCCCACTGGCGCTCGCCACCACGACGTAG